A genomic stretch from Rhodanobacter soli includes:
- a CDS encoding alpha/beta hydrolase, which yields MRGFLYGVLLAGSVPSALASNETGVVQLQLDAPAFAPEKIAVTVYLPPDYDHAAARRYPVLYANDGQDMEAVGLQPTLAQLYRDRAIEPVIVVAIRMLADRASGYGLSDRAAACSLVGGSRIGPIGTRAQDYSAWVATALVPYVDAHYRTRQSARGRTMLGWSLGALNAFNLGWQYPEVFGRIGAFSPSFWLAADRSSATAVQHTRLAQAMVDRGRKRAGLRMWFAVGTAEETKDRDGDGINDTVDDTQDLLQGYRGADGFRLRGLEQLGYTVNMDVARHPSRHADATLFLLPGGAHNQASWKRMLPVFLRWAYGRY from the coding sequence ATGCGGGGCTTCCTGTACGGCGTGCTGCTGGCCGGCAGCGTGCCGTCGGCGCTAGCGTCGAACGAAACCGGCGTGGTGCAACTGCAACTCGATGCACCGGCGTTCGCGCCGGAGAAGATCGCGGTCACGGTGTATCTGCCACCGGATTACGACCACGCCGCGGCACGCCGCTATCCGGTGCTGTATGCGAACGACGGCCAGGACATGGAGGCTGTCGGCCTGCAGCCGACCCTGGCGCAGCTGTATCGGGACAGGGCGATCGAGCCGGTGATCGTGGTGGCGATCAGGATGCTCGCCGATCGCGCGAGCGGCTACGGCCTGTCCGACCGTGCCGCGGCATGCAGCCTGGTCGGCGGTTCGCGGATCGGTCCGATCGGCACGCGCGCGCAGGATTATTCCGCCTGGGTCGCCACGGCACTGGTGCCGTATGTGGACGCGCATTACCGCACGCGCCAGTCCGCGCGCGGGCGCACGATGCTGGGCTGGTCGCTGGGCGCGTTGAACGCGTTCAATCTCGGCTGGCAGTATCCGGAGGTGTTCGGTCGCATCGGCGCATTCTCGCCCTCGTTCTGGCTGGCCGCGGATCGCAGCAGCGCCACGGCGGTGCAGCACACGCGGCTGGCGCAGGCGATGGTCGATCGCGGCCGCAAGCGCGCAGGCTTGCGCATGTGGTTCGCGGTGGGTACGGCGGAGGAAACCAAGGATCGCGACGGCGACGGCATCAACGATACCGTCGACGATACACAGGACCTGCTGCAAGGCTATCGCGGCGCCGACGGCTTTCGCCTGCGCGGGCTGGAGCAACTAGGCTACACGGTCAACATGGATGTCGCGAGGCATCCGTCGCGCCACGCCGACGCCACACTGTTCCTGCTGCCCGGCGGCGCGCACAACCAGGCGTCGTGGAAGCGGATGCTGCCGGTGTTCCTGCGCTGGGCCTACGGCCGGTATTGA
- a CDS encoding M28 family metallopeptidase, whose protein sequence is MKRLLLSALIMAACSAVQAADTPTFSTQRLSAEVKTLSSDAFEGRGPATPAETKTIDYVVAQMKAAGLQPGGDLKDGKRSWTQAVPLRRSQIVGTPALKLSLGDKHETLTQGEQIAVRAPMDGSTTVAVANAPLVFVGYGVKAPERNWDDFKGVDLHGKIAVVLVNDPDFETGHGDFGGKAMTYYGRWTYKYEEAARQGALGMLVIHETAPASYGWATVKNSNTNAMFDIVRDKPAAVHPELEGWIQRDLAVQMFKHAGLDFDALKKQAQTRDFKPVVLKGESLSANFKVDSDVITSHNIVGRVEGSKRPDETVIYSGHWDHLGVGAPDAKGDRIYNGAVDNATGTAALIEMGRAFAQGPKPERSVVFLNVTAEEKGLLGSEYYAANPLYPLATTVGVINMDALDPHGPARNFTISGSAKLGLLDDLVAVAKQHDVVYTSDPKPEAGHFFRSDHFSFAKRGVPAISFGSGNDWIDGGLAAGKAAEDDYTAKRYHQPADEWQANWPFTGMARDLQLLYIVGHDLANSDQWPNWGKDSEFRGTRDASAAERK, encoded by the coding sequence GTGAAGCGACTGCTCCTTTCTGCCCTGATCATGGCCGCATGCTCGGCCGTGCAGGCCGCCGACACGCCGACCTTCAGCACCCAGCGACTGTCCGCCGAAGTGAAGACATTGTCCTCGGATGCCTTCGAGGGCCGCGGCCCGGCCACGCCGGCCGAGACGAAGACCATCGACTACGTGGTCGCGCAGATGAAGGCCGCCGGGCTGCAACCCGGCGGCGACCTCAAGGACGGCAAGCGCAGCTGGACCCAGGCGGTGCCACTGCGGCGCAGCCAGATCGTGGGCACGCCCGCGCTGAAACTGAGCCTGGGCGACAAACATGAAACGCTGACCCAGGGCGAGCAGATCGCCGTGCGCGCGCCGATGGACGGCTCGACCACCGTGGCGGTCGCCAACGCGCCGCTGGTGTTCGTGGGTTACGGCGTCAAGGCGCCGGAGCGCAACTGGGACGACTTCAAGGGCGTCGACCTGCACGGCAAGATCGCCGTGGTGCTGGTCAACGACCCCGACTTCGAGACCGGCCACGGCGACTTCGGCGGCAAGGCCATGACCTACTACGGCCGCTGGACCTACAAGTACGAAGAAGCCGCGCGGCAGGGTGCGCTCGGCATGCTGGTGATCCACGAGACCGCGCCGGCTTCGTACGGCTGGGCCACGGTGAAGAACTCCAATACCAACGCGATGTTCGACATCGTGCGCGACAAGCCGGCCGCGGTGCACCCGGAACTGGAAGGCTGGATCCAGCGCGACCTGGCCGTGCAGATGTTCAAGCACGCCGGGCTGGATTTCGATGCGCTGAAGAAGCAGGCGCAGACGCGCGACTTCAAGCCGGTGGTGCTGAAGGGCGAGAGCCTGTCGGCGAACTTCAAGGTCGATTCCGATGTGATCACCTCGCACAACATCGTGGGCCGCGTCGAGGGCAGCAAGCGTCCGGACGAGACGGTGATCTACAGCGGCCACTGGGACCACCTCGGCGTCGGCGCGCCGGACGCGAAAGGCGACCGCATCTACAACGGCGCCGTCGACAACGCCACCGGCACCGCGGCGCTGATCGAGATGGGCCGCGCGTTCGCGCAGGGGCCGAAGCCCGAGCGCTCGGTGGTGTTCCTCAACGTCACCGCCGAGGAGAAGGGCCTGCTCGGTTCCGAGTACTACGCCGCCAACCCGCTGTACCCGCTGGCCACCACCGTGGGCGTGATCAACATGGATGCGCTCGACCCGCACGGCCCCGCGCGCAACTTCACCATCTCCGGCAGCGCGAAACTCGGCCTGCTGGACGACCTGGTCGCCGTGGCGAAGCAGCACGACGTGGTCTACACCTCGGACCCGAAACCGGAAGCCGGCCATTTCTTCCGCTCCGACCATTTCTCGTTCGCCAAGCGCGGCGTGCCCGCCATCTCGTTCGGCTCAGGCAACGACTGGATCGACGGCGGCCTCGCGGCCGGCAAGGCGGCGGAAGACGACTACACCGCCAAGCGCTATCACCAACCCGCCGACGAATGGCAGGCCAACTGGCCGTTCACCGGCATGGCGCGCGACCTGCAGTTGCTCTACATCGTCGGTCACGACCTGGCGAACTCCGACCAGTGGCCGAACTGGGGCAAGGACTCCGAATTCCGCGGCACCCGCGACGCCAGCGCCGCCGAGCGGAAGTAG
- a CDS encoding PepSY domain-containing protein, protein MTNKLTSLTFTLALGTLALGVSAAAAAQQAMTEPQVQSQLTAQGYTKVHDLKFKNGMWYAEAKSANGDRVDLRIDARTGQVYPDEQVSQLSKQDVRASLETQGYTNVHDVEFEDGMWKAKADNPAGNRVKLKIDATSGKVIGTY, encoded by the coding sequence ATGACGAACAAGCTCACTTCACTGACTTTCACTCTGGCGCTGGGGACGCTGGCGCTGGGAGTCTCCGCTGCCGCGGCGGCACAGCAGGCCATGACCGAACCGCAGGTGCAGAGCCAGCTCACCGCACAAGGCTATACCAAGGTGCACGACCTGAAGTTCAAGAACGGCATGTGGTACGCCGAGGCGAAGAGCGCGAACGGCGACCGGGTGGACCTGCGCATCGACGCGCGGACCGGCCAGGTGTACCCGGACGAGCAGGTGTCGCAGCTGAGCAAGCAGGACGTGCGTGCGTCGCTGGAAACCCAGGGCTACACCAACGTGCACGACGTGGAATTCGAGGACGGCATGTGGAAGGCCAAGGCGGACAACCCTGCCGGCAACCGCGTCAAACTGAAGATCGACGCCACCAGCGGCAAGGTGATCGGCACTTACTAG